DNA from Ancylothrix sp. D3o:
TTATAAAACTCTTGCATTGAGCCAGTTGGTTCTGATGCGGCAGAACCAGACGGGGAAGTTTCTTCCGCCGTAGACGTGGGTTCGTGAGAGTCGTTTTGTGGCAAGTTCACCAAAATAAGCTTGGATATTCAGGCCACCGCAATCATATCACGGTGGGGTACACAATTCTTAAAAAAAAATGTATTGGTCAAAAGTCATTTGCCCTGTGACTAAGATCCCCCCAAACCCCCCTTAACAAGGGACGACTTGTGCATTTTGACCTTTAACCAATTCAATCTTGCTGGTGTGAAAACTTATAGGCACCAACCGCCGCAAGTCCTATCGCCACCACCAAAAGCACCGGCACACTGTACCAAGGAAACTTAGACATCGGCAAATACGCCGCCGCCCGCAACCCAATACTCGTATAAGTCAACGGCATTAAATAGACAACCGGCTTAAACGCCGCCGGCAATGTCGCGGGATCAAAAAACGTCGCCCCCAAAAACGACATCGGTACAATCAAGAAATTATTCGCCAAACCCACACTCTCCAACGACTTCACACTCAACCCCAAAATCACCCCCAAACCGGCAAACACAGCACAATTTAGGATCAGCATCAGCAAAAACAATGGATTGAGGAACGCCCAAACTTTGCCGGTGAAAACAATCGCCACCAAAATCACCGAACCCGAAGTCATCAAACCCCGGACAATACCCGCAATCATCTTGCCAAAATACAACGCCAGCGGATGCACCGGCACCAATAACATCTCCTCAAATGTCTTACTAAACAGCCGGTCGCCACAAATCGAAAACGTCGTCCCCCCAAAACTAATCGCCATCGAAGACAACGCCACCATCCCCGGCAACATAAACTCTAAATAACTGCCATAATCACTGCTGATCCCAGCCCCCGGTTTGACAGAACTACCCAACCCCAAACCAAAAGCCAGAATATAAATAAGTGGAGAAACTAACCCAGACGCAGCCACCTGAGCAATACGCACCCGCAACTCTAGCCAATCTCCCCAAAATACCGTCAGGCTATCCGCCCAAAGAGTTTTAAGTACAGAAGGCGTAGAGACTTTGTTTGTTTTTAGCCAAATATCAGAGTTCACAATTGCCAAAATGTCAATGGTTTTATTGTTATTTTTACATTTGTTTGCATTTTTTTCAACTAATAACAAACTCGATTTTTCCTTAGTTTGTAGGTCAGGGGCATTTTTTAACCGCAGATAAACGCAGATGAACGCAGATGAACGTGGATATTTTTGTTTAATTTTCTTGGCGTAATAAAGGCAGAAAAGCATTAGCAAAAACGGCAGCTTGAGTGCGATCACGCAAATTTAACTGGCTCAAAATACTGGTAATATGATTTTTGACCGTTCGTTCCGAAAGATAAAGGGCTTGTGCAATTTCTCGATTATTAGCTCCAGTAGCAATTAAACATAAAACTTCTCGTTCTCTAGCCGTTAACCCTGCTAATTCTGGAGGTAAATGTGTAGGCATAGTTTGCACAGAAACCGCAGGTGTTATCGCTTTTTCTAACAAACCCGGCCCCATTTGAGTATAACCTTTATGAACTGCTCGAATCGCCGCCGCCAAATCATCGGAATGGGTATCTTTTAACAAATAACCTCTCGCCCCTAAACGCATCGCCTTAGATACATATTCATCATCATCAAACGTTGTCAAAACTAACACTTTTGAATCACTAAAATTCTGACAAATTATCCGAGTTGCAGCCACCCCATCCATCACCGGCATTCGCACATCCATCAAAACTACATCAGGATGCAACGCTTCCACCATCGCCACCGCCTGCTGACCATTTTCTGCTTCCCCCACTACTTCTAAATCAGGTTTTGCCTCTAAAAGACTCCGCAAGCCTTGACGAATAATTCTTTGATCATCCACCAACAATAAACGAATTTTAACATCAGTCATAAGCCCAGCCTCGGTAACGGAATTGACACACGAATGCAGCAACCTTTCCCACTTTCACTTGTCAGAAAAAACTTTCCTGTCAGCGCCGTTGTTCGTTCCCGCATTCCTTGGAGTCCAAACCCTGTAGAATTTACGTTTGGATCGAACCCTTTACCATTATCCTCAATTTGCAGAAAAATCGCTTCTGCGGTATTGTGCAGATCAATTCTGACAAAAGTTGCATCGCTGTGTTTATAAATGTTTGTCAGTGACTCTTGCACAATTCGATAAAGCGCCGTGCTAATTTCCGTAGGAATTGGCTGGGATAATTTGATGGTACACTCAGGCTCAATGTTGGTGTTATTGCGAAACTCAGACACAGCTTTAGTAATTGCTACGTCCAGAGATTGCCCTTGTAAAGGATTAGATCGCAACGTTGAAATTGACCGGCGTACTTCTTTTAAAGCTGTAGATCCTAACTGTTTGGCTTCTCGTAAAAACGCTTCACTTTTCTCAGCATTTGGCGGCAAAAATAAAAGCGCATTTTCTAACTGAATACTCTGCGCCGTCAGTGCGTGTCCCAAAGCATCATGGATTTCGCGGGCAATGCGATTACGTTCTTGTAGTGTTGCTTGGTCTTCAATTCGTAAGGCATATTGACGTAATTGATCATTAGCTTTCAGCAATTTTTCTCGACTTTCGCGTTCTGCCAATAAAGCATTTACTAATAACAACATAAATAAAAGCGTCAGCCCAAAGGTGACAACTGTATTTAATTTCAACGTCAAAATTGTGTTAGCTATCGACTCTGGGATGGGAATAGGTCTGTGGTGTGGGCGTGGCGATGCTGTTAAACCGAAAAACTGCATCAACAAAAAAGCAATAAATACTAGAGAGGTGACAATCAAACGACCGGCTTGCTGAAACATTAGACAAGCGCGAATTACAATAATAAGACCTAACATCGGAAAAAATCCAGTCCGATGATCCAACCAAAAATTTAGAAATAATAAGCCAAATTCTAGGAGAGTATAACCTAATTTGTCAGAGAATTTTTGAACCGGCAACTTCAGCCCCATCAAACCGAAACCGATTAAACACAACATTGAGAACCCTAGCGACGCTGGATTAATGCCAAATCGGGCCGGTCGAATTTGCAAAAGCAACATAATGCCCAACAAAATCCATTCCAGATAAAGAATAAGCCGAAACGAGTGGCTTTTAAGAATTGATGGGTGAGGCACCATAGATGAATGACTGTACATAAGAGGTTACGGGGAAACAGTTTGAGCGTTTGTGCAGAATTTGAAAAAAAAGAGGCCGCAGTAGTTAAGATGATTCTAGTTCTACTTTATTTCACCTTTGAAAATGACAGACTAGGACTTTAATCCTAATCACTTTAGGACTAAAGTCCTATATCAAGTTAGGAAATTTGATCCTTATCGAAGAGCAAAGCCAGTGTCTAAAATGGGAACATCGAACCACTGAAAAGTTCGCTTTTTAGTTTCTCTCCTACTGGTATGAAACCTATTTTCTCTATGAAGTCAATTAAACTTTTGCCTCTGCTAGCCGGCGCTTTTTCTCTGAGTTTATCCCTTGCTCATATTCCGGCGGCATTGTCACAATCAAATATGCCACCGGCGCCTCCTGCTGCCGGGGGTGAACGAAATACAAAACAGCGGCAAAACCGGCTCAATTTAACGCCAGAACAGCAAGAACAAATGCAGCGCATTAAAGAATCACAGCGTCAGCAGATGGAAAATATTTTGACATCTGAACAAAAAGCACGCTTAGAAACTGCTCGCGCCAACCGAGAAAACCCCCGTCGAGTTTTTCAGTCACTCAATCTCTCGGAAGAACAAAAAGCGAGAATGAAGCAAGTACACGAAGCTTCGAGTCAGCAAATGGCGGCAATTTTAACTCCCGAACAGCGGCAACAAATGGAACAACACCGGCAACAACACCAGCAAAATGGCCCCAAAGGACAACGCAATAAAGCCCGGTAATTAACAAATTGTAGTCTATGAGATGCACAGATACGAACCCTCCCCAAAAATCGGATCTGTGCGCTCATATAAACTCACTCACAAGCAATTAATCAAATTGTCACCCAGATTGTTGATTTATTGCTTTTTTGGCAAGGCTCACGAGGGGTAATGCTTGTAACTTCTACCCTGCCCTAAGAGTGGATATTGCCTAGGTTTATATACAAAATTGCTAAGTTAAAAATGTTAATTTTGCTGCAAATTCCATAACTCCAAAAATCCATAACTCCCGCGTCTGTACTTGTCTTATAGAAGAGAAAGTTAGTCGCGCGAAAAAATCTAACTTTTCCTCATCTAAAAAACTAAAGTTTATTATACTTTTTTATTAAATTTCACGTTAGCCAAAAGGCATGAGTAATATCTAAAGGGCTAGAAATCCATAAATCATAACGAGTCTGAGACGTGCCGGTTTCTAAATTTTTAATAAAAGGCTTAGCCGTCCAAACTTGACAACTACAACGAGGCTTAGGATCGACAATTTCAAAACCCCCCTGCACCGGCTCAAGGTGAAAAAACTCGATATGCCAGTGGGCCGGTTCAACCGCAATATGGTTAGGAGAAACTTTCTTTTCATCCTGAATTAACTTACTAGCCGTTGGGAAAAAATCAATATCTAACAAATAAGAATCAAACCCCTGCTTTGCCGCAAACTCCAGAACCTTTTCCCAATCAAAAATCAACTCTTGATCGCCATCACAACTACTGCCATTATGAAAACAACAAGCCCCAAATAACCAAACCAACTTTTCTAAAATCGACTCTACACGCAAGCGATCCCGATTCAACAAATCCACATCTTCCGGCAACAAAAAACGCCCAGGAACACACCACCAATACTCCCAACAAACCAAATGATCAAAAGGGATAATCCGCTTAACTACCCCTGGAATACGTTCGCGGCGTTGGATAGCCTGAATTTCAGCCGAATTAGCCTCCTTATAACTGGGAATAGACAACTCAAGATTTTGAGCCAAAGGATGCTTCAAAGCCACCAACTTATCAGCCGGAATAAAAGAACAAGCCTCTAAAGGAGAAAAATCCACCTCAAACATAACCAAACCCTCCAAAACAAACTACCTATAACTATAAAACGCCAACCGAAACCGCCAAACCTGCCCTAAAGAAACTTAAACATTTATTCATAATCCCCCTTTACACCTGTGGGTACTTAGTTCTTAGTTGCTTTTTAACCTGATCTTAAAAAACATTTAACGCTAACCAACTCCCGAAACCTACCACTGGAACTTAGACAAAAATAAAGAACGAGCCTTTTCAGAATCCACCGGCCTAGAAAACAAATATCCCTGACCAAACTCACACCCCAGCGACCGCAAAATCGCCAATTGTTCCGCCGTTTCCACCCCCTCAGCAACAACATTCATCCCCAAATTGTGAGCCAAATTAATACAAGTCCTAACAATCTCAACTTCCGCTAACGCAGCATCACTAACAACCATAGAACCCCCGGAATTTTTTTTCTTTTCCAAGCTCATCCTGCCAACAAAAGACTTATCAATTTTCAAAGTATCAATCGGCAAACGTTGCAACCGGCTCAAAGAAGAATAACCAGTGCCAAAATCATCAATACACAACTGTATGTCACGTTTTTTTAATTGCAAAAGTAAATTAGTTGCCGGTTCGGCAGCTTCCATAATCACGGTTTCGGTAATTTCCAACTTTAAACTACTCGGAGCAATGGCAGTAGACTCTAAAATTTCATCAATTTGAGCAATCAAACCAGGTTGAGCAAACTGCACCCCAGAAAGATTAACACTCATCGTCAATGGCATTATTTCCCCAGGCAAATGTTTAGCCATTAACAATTGCCATTCGTGCAACTGCCGGCACGCCTCGCGCATTACCCAAGCACCCAAAGGAATAATCAAACCCGTATCTTCTGCAACAGAAATAAACTCCAAAGGAGAAATAAAACCCCGTTCTGGATGTTGCCAACGCACCAACGCTTCAAAACCTGTAATACTTCCGGTAGCCAGAGAAACCACCGGCTGATAATGTAAGCGAAGTTCCTGACGCTCTAGCGCTCGGCGCAAATCAGTTTCTAACTGCAATAAATTAATTGCCCGCGTGTGCATCGAAGTTTCAAACTCTTCGGAACGCGCCCCACCTAATTTTTTAGCATGGTGCATTGCCGTATCCGCCGCCCGCAGAAAATCTTCTGGTTGCTCGAAACCTAAACTACTTGGAGCAATGCCAATACTCGCTGTACTAAACAATTCACATTCGTGGAGATGAAAAGGCAAGCGTAACTCTTGATGCAGACGCTGTGCAATATCTCTAGCTTCTTGCCAATCGCCTAAATCTGATAACAAAATTGCAAATTCATCCGCACCTAAACGAGCAATCATATCTTTAGGACTTAAACAAGTACCAATGCGGCGAGCCGTCGCAATCAAAAGCTGATCGGCAACCAAATGACCAAAGCTATATTTAACTACTTGATAGCGGTCAAGATCCAATAACAAAACAGCAAATAAACGATTGTTTGAGCGTTTAGCTTGACGAATAGAACGTCCCAAACAATTCAAAAACCAAGCCCGATTAGGCAGGCCGGTGAGAGAATCATAAAAAGCGTGATAGAGCAATTGATCTTCGGCTTGTTTCCGTTCGGTGATATCGTGAATAACTGCTAAATGTAGGCCGGTGAGCAGGTTGGCGGTGGCTGAATATTCCACATCACGAGTGCTACCATTTGGCAGTAACATCCGCAGTTCGCCGGTGACTTGACCTTTTTCTAGTAACGTTTGCCAAGTTTGGGAAAAATTGCTGTTTGTAACTAAAAAATCTTTCATTTGGCGCGAGAGCAATTCTGCTTTCGTGAGGCCAAAAAAGCTCTGCGCGGCTTGATTGACTTCCATAAATTGTCCGCTGTCATTCACAATCACCATTGCATCGAGGGCTCCATTAAAAACTGCCCTGAGTTGGCGTTCTGAGGCTCGCAAAGCCGCCTCAGCACCAATATGCCACCGGCGTCTTTCCGCAGATCGCAATTCCCGCTCAATCACCGGCACCAGCCGAGCCAAATTATCCAGCGTCACATAGTCATCTGCACCGGCTTTCATCGCCGCCAGTGCCAACGGCTCACGCTGGGGATCACAGACAATAATAAATGGTTGTTGTTGATCCTTTTTTTGAACCAACGCCAACGCTTCTAGGATGCAGAATTCTGGCAAACAATCTACTGCCAAAATGACATCCCAAACACCAGACTCCAGCATGGCGCTCATTTGGTTCGCCGTTGCCACGCAAGAGAACCTTAACTCGTAACCCTCGCGCTGCAACTCGCGTACCAGCAATAAGGCATCTTCTTCAGAATCTTGGACAATTAAAACTTGCAGCGATGATTGCACGCAGTTTTCCTCCAATAGGACTTTGCTGGGTTCAACAAAGCAGTCCCTACAGTAAGTGGTTATCGTTTCAATTTTCCTTGTTAGGGGCTTGTAATGATTCTGACACTCACCCACAGTAGACAAAGATAACTGTTCTGGAGATGCTTGCCGGTCGCTTCCGCTTCGACTGGCATTTCGGAGGCCAGTTATCTGTGAGGAACCGTATAGATTTACACCCGATAAGTCCAAATTCATCGCGTTTTATTCCTGTTTAATGGCAGCGCCAGAGCAAACCTTGTTTCTGTGCCTGCTCTCACTGTCCACTCTTATTGTGCCATCGCCTGCCAGTACCGACAGCCCTTGATATGTTGAAGCTGCATCATAATATCAACACTGGTGGAGTTTGATTGACTTGTAACCAATACACAGCCAACTGTTGCACCAATAAGGCAAATTCGCTAAATTCAACTGGTTTGCGAACATAGCTGTTTGCACCCACACCATAATTTTTTACAATCTCTTCCTGCTGATTTGATGCCGTCAGCATCACCACCGGCACTAATTTTGTACGTTGGTTTTCACGCAGACGACGCAATACTTCTAAGCCGTCCATTTTCGGAAGGTTTAAATCCAGCCAGATGACTTTAGGCATAATTCTCAAATCACGTCCGCTATAAATGCCGGTTCCAAACAAATAATCCAGCGCTTCCACTGGGTCATTCATTACAATAATTTCATGGGGAATATTTCCTTTTTTCAAGGCTCTCTTTATTAATTCTTCTTCATCTAAATTATCTTCTACTAACAAAATAATTTTCTTCTCCATCTTTCCTTCAACATTTTTGATAAGTTTGGTGAGAATTGGTTGTTCACTACCCTCTCATTTTTTTATTGTGTAAAGTTTTATCCTAATTTTTTTGCTTCCCTAGTTTGAGAATTGCTGAAATTGAACGGTATTAATCAGGGTTTTATGTTGCTCACTTTAGGCAAATTAGTGTGAAATTAATTGTTTTCAAAAGGCGCTCACTCCTGATTTTTGAAGGGTTTTATCTACTCAGAGTAAAATAAAATGTTGCACCTTTATTTGGAGCAGCGTCAACCCAGATTCGTCCTGAATGACTCTCAACAATGTGCCTAGCAATTGCTAAACCCATGCCGGTGCCTTCAAATTCAGTTTCGGGGTGCAGCCGGCCAAAAAAAGTAAACAGTTTTTCGGCATAAGCCATATCAAACCCTGCACCATTATCGCACACAAAATAAACTCGTTCTCCATCCAGCAGTTTTTCTCCAAATTCAATGTTAGCTACTGCTAAACCGGCACTAAATTTAATAGCATTATTCAATAAATTTTCCAGCAGCAGGTGTAACAGTTGAAAATCTCCATAAGTGACAAGGTTTTCGGCAATATCGAAATTACAATCACGAGTCGGAAAAGTTTCTTTTAAATGTACAGCGATCTCCGTTGCCAAATAGCTAAGATTGACCGGAACTCGTTCCACACTATGGCATTTTATCCTCGACAACCACAATAAATCCTCTATCAGTTTTCCCATTTTCTCTGTTGCATTGCGGATGCGCTGGAGGTAATGTTGGCCGGTCAAGTCAAGCGATAGTAAATAATCTTCCAATAGCGCCGCACCCAAGCCATTAATACTTCGCAACGGCGCTTGCAAGTTTTCAGCCACCGTATAACAAAAACTTTCCTGTTCTTTATTTGCCTTTTCTAAATGTTCCAAACGTTCTTTTAAGCGTCTCTCAAACTCCTGCTTAAGTTGGCATAATTCTGTTTCTAAAATTTTGCGTTGCGTAATATCTTCAATCATGCCTAAAGCATAAAGGGGTTTTTCCTCAGCATCTCGAATTATACAGAATTTGACAAGTGCCCACACCAGTTCTTGATTTTTTTTCCGATAGCGTTTTTGCATTGTGTAAGACGGCAACTCACCGGCAAAAACTAATCGTGATAACGTTAACTCGGTTTCCAAATCTTCTGGATGAGTTATTTGAGCATTAGTCAGTTTTGTTAACTCGGCTTCTGTATATCCCAGCAATTGACTAAACTTTGAATTGACTTTCAAAAACATACCATCTTTTCTAAGAAAAGCAATTCCTTGGCTACCCTCATCAAAAATTTTCTCAAAGCTTTGGGTACTTTCTTCTAATAAAGGCTGACTTTTTTTAATAGGTTTTGCTGCCAAAGAAGATAACAAACTTTTATTAACTAAATCTACTTTACTTACATCTCTACAAGTGTAAATCCAAAGGCAATCTCCTCTATTTTTCCGATTGATATTTACTATGATTTGGCGAGTTTCCCCCCCTTTATCTTTGACGGAAACTTCCCTATTTTTGATTTCTCCCGCCGTCAACAAAGCAGCATCCCCCAAAATTTCGCCCCAGAGCCGCTGAATATTTTTAAATTCATAAAGCTCGGTTATAGAATAGCCCACAAAAGCTTTATTTTCAGGGAAAATATAAATCAAATCCCCCAAAGTGTCGGTAATAATAACAATTTCAATCAAGTGAGAAATAGCCAGATTTTGGCCTTCTGCCTGATTGGATAAAATTAAGCGTGTAGAGGATTGTAATTGAGGGTTATTGTCAGCACGAAGGCGGAGTTCTTGGACAAAGGATAAAACCTCATTGCGGTAAGAGCGGAAACTGCGAACCACAAACGAGCGTAACTGGTTATTGATTAATAGTTGATACTCAAAAGTTTGGTCAATGCCGGTGCGGGAAACTTGCTGGATAATTTCGATAATTTTTTCGCCAAGGGGTGCCGGGAAAACTTCCGAAACTTTTTTGCCTATCAACTCATTAGCAGGAATCAAAGGTTCAAAGTTTTCGGCGGAAATAAAGTCTAAATAAGTGCCATCTAAACTGGTACTAAAAATAGCATGAGGTTGGGATAAAACCGGCCCCGAATCGAAAAATTTTGCATAATTTGGCGCTGGAAAAGTGGGCTGTAAAGTAGTCCGAGCGGCTGCTTGAGCAATTTCGGAGGCCAGTTGGTTTAAAGCGTTGATTTCTTCTTCTTGAAAGGCGTTAGGATCGTTGGCATGAATGTTGAGATTTCCAAAATTAAATTCACCGGCCACCAAAGGAAGAGAAACCGAGGATTGATTGATGTTTGAGGTGGTTATTTGGCTGATAGGCGCATAGTCGGAAGCCAAAAGCGAAGCAGTTGATAGCGGCGTGTCGCCAACGGCGAGAGGCAATGACGGCAAAACATTATAGGCAGAGAAGAATTTTACTTTGTTGTTGCCTGGATCAGTAGCCGGTTCTGATAAACGAGCATTGCTATATTCGCCCACTTCTACCAAAATACGGCAAGTTTGTTGCAGTAGTTCTGTGGAATTGGTTGCATTTTGAGCAACTTCTTTGCAGGCAGTTTTGGCTTTAAGGATGCGGGAAATTCGGCTTAGTTGGGTTGTGATTTCTTGGCAGTGGTTGGCGCGAGACAAAATTTCGCTGACGGTTTGGATAGCGAGGATTTCTTGGCTTTCTAGCCATGTATTAGAAGTATCGTTTAATAAATTTTCTGGGGTATGAATGACATCAAAACCGATCAAGCCGGTGAGGGTGCCGATGGCGCTTTTGATGGGAACCCAAAGACGGGATCGAATATTTTGTGACCGGAGAATTTGTGCAGCAGTACCGGCTACTTCTGGTAGGGTAGAAATGTCTGCAATATTGATCGATTCACCGGCGGCAAGTTGATTTACCCACCAAGAAAAATCGATAGTTGCCAGATTTTGCTCTTCAGAAATTAGGGGTGGAGTGAGAGGCGAGCACCATTCGTATTTGTTGTTTATTTTTGTGCCGCCGGCGCTGCATTCAAAGATATAGCCACGACTAGCACCGATATTTTCTCCTAAAATTTGCAAGATATGATTAGGCGAAAAATTACCGCTCCCCACAAGTGTTGAAATTTGGGATACTGCTTCAAATAATGCCAGCCGGCGGTCGATCAGTTTTTCACGAAGTTTGATATCGGTAATTTCGCTAACAAGAATACCGAGGCTGTTAATGGGTTGGGGGGGTTCGTCGATGGGAAAAACGGATAGTTGCCAGTAGCGTTTGTTTTCTGGCTTGTCGGTAGTGGTGACAATTTGGGTTACAGCGTTTTTTGTCCGCGCGCGAAGCACTTTGTGGAGGAGGGGTTCAATGGTTGGGGCGAGGTGGGGTAAGGTTTGGCGGTAGGTTTTGCCCAGGTGTTGAGCCGGTTTGATGCCGTGAATGTCTGCTAGGGTTTGGTTGATTTGTAAGAAGCGTAATTGTTTGTCTACAACGGCGACGCCAAAGCTGGAGGAGCTAAAGAGGGTGTTGATGGTTCGTTGGCTGGAAAATTGCCGGTTCAGGCGTTTGATGGGGGTGATGTCGGTGGCGGTGGCAAAAATTGTGCCGGTTTGATCGCGAATGGCTCTCCAACGCAGCCACAAATACAGGCCATCTTTATGCTGAAAGCGGTTTTCAAACTCGCAGGGCGTATCAGGTTTGCTGTGTTGGAGGTTGTTGAGGGTGCCGGCTACGTCGTCTGGGTAAATAAAGGAGATCCAAGCTTGGCTTTCAAGTTCTTCGGGTGTCCATCCCAAAAGGTTTTGCCAGACTGGGTTGAGTTTTTCAAAGTTTCCCTGTGGGTTGATTATGCAGAATATCTCTGCTGACAGGTTAAATAAGGTTGTGATGTCAGAGTTGTTCAAAGATAGTTCTGTCATTTTTTGCTGTCAGCCCCCGGCTAGAGGGGTAACAAGGGTGGGTTTTGAGTCTCTGGAAAAGCCGACACTCTGAGGAGGGATAGCTTTTATCTTTTGTTGCCTTTTTTTAGGTAAGGCAGGATGTTTTTGTTTAGGAAATTAAGGGGTGCGGTTGTTTTTTCACTAAAAGGGTGTTTGAGATTATCCCGTGCGAAACCAACCAGTAATAAAAATAACTATTGTTTTTTATTTTTGGCCGGCTCTGTCCCTAAAGCTGTGGAACGAAAAGTTGGGCTAGGGTTTTGTGTGCTGGGGAATTGCTCAAGGATGTTTCTATTGTAAAAG
Protein-coding regions in this window:
- a CDS encoding Spy/CpxP family protein refolding chaperone, whose protein sequence is MKSIKLLPLLAGAFSLSLSLAHIPAALSQSNMPPAPPAAGGERNTKQRQNRLNLTPEQQEQMQRIKESQRQQMENILTSEQKARLETARANRENPRRVFQSLNLSEEQKARMKQVHEASSQQMAAILTPEQRQQMEQHRQQHQQNGPKGQRNKAR
- a CDS encoding bifunctional diguanylate cyclase/phosphodiesterase, with amino-acid sequence MNLDLSGVNLYGSSQITGLRNASRSGSDRQASPEQLSLSTVGECQNHYKPLTRKIETITTYCRDCFVEPSKVLLEENCVQSSLQVLIVQDSEEDALLLVRELQREGYELRFSCVATANQMSAMLESGVWDVILAVDCLPEFCILEALALVQKKDQQQPFIIVCDPQREPLALAAMKAGADDYVTLDNLARLVPVIERELRSAERRRWHIGAEAALRASERQLRAVFNGALDAMVIVNDSGQFMEVNQAAQSFFGLTKAELLSRQMKDFLVTNSNFSQTWQTLLEKGQVTGELRMLLPNGSTRDVEYSATANLLTGLHLAVIHDITERKQAEDQLLYHAFYDSLTGLPNRAWFLNCLGRSIRQAKRSNNRLFAVLLLDLDRYQVVKYSFGHLVADQLLIATARRIGTCLSPKDMIARLGADEFAILLSDLGDWQEARDIAQRLHQELRLPFHLHECELFSTASIGIAPSSLGFEQPEDFLRAADTAMHHAKKLGGARSEEFETSMHTRAINLLQLETDLRRALERQELRLHYQPVVSLATGSITGFEALVRWQHPERGFISPLEFISVAEDTGLIIPLGAWVMREACRQLHEWQLLMAKHLPGEIMPLTMSVNLSGVQFAQPGLIAQIDEILESTAIAPSSLKLEITETVIMEAAEPATNLLLQLKKRDIQLCIDDFGTGYSSLSRLQRLPIDTLKIDKSFVGRMSLEKKKNSGGSMVVSDAALAEVEIVRTCINLAHNLGMNVVAEGVETAEQLAILRSLGCEFGQGYLFSRPVDSEKARSLFLSKFQW
- a CDS encoding PAS domain S-box protein, which codes for MTELSLNNSDITTLFNLSAEIFCIINPQGNFEKLNPVWQNLLGWTPEELESQAWISFIYPDDVAGTLNNLQHSKPDTPCEFENRFQHKDGLYLWLRWRAIRDQTGTIFATATDITPIKRLNRQFSSQRTINTLFSSSSFGVAVVDKQLRFLQINQTLADIHGIKPAQHLGKTYRQTLPHLAPTIEPLLHKVLRARTKNAVTQIVTTTDKPENKRYWQLSVFPIDEPPQPINSLGILVSEITDIKLREKLIDRRLALFEAVSQISTLVGSGNFSPNHILQILGENIGASRGYIFECSAGGTKINNKYEWCSPLTPPLISEEQNLATIDFSWWVNQLAAGESINIADISTLPEVAGTAAQILRSQNIRSRLWVPIKSAIGTLTGLIGFDVIHTPENLLNDTSNTWLESQEILAIQTVSEILSRANHCQEITTQLSRISRILKAKTACKEVAQNATNSTELLQQTCRILVEVGEYSNARLSEPATDPGNNKVKFFSAYNVLPSLPLAVGDTPLSTASLLASDYAPISQITTSNINQSSVSLPLVAGEFNFGNLNIHANDPNAFQEEEINALNQLASEIAQAAARTTLQPTFPAPNYAKFFDSGPVLSQPHAIFSTSLDGTYLDFISAENFEPLIPANELIGKKVSEVFPAPLGEKIIEIIQQVSRTGIDQTFEYQLLINNQLRSFVVRSFRSYRNEVLSFVQELRLRADNNPQLQSSTRLILSNQAEGQNLAISHLIEIVIITDTLGDLIYIFPENKAFVGYSITELYEFKNIQRLWGEILGDAALLTAGEIKNREVSVKDKGGETRQIIVNINRKNRGDCLWIYTCRDVSKVDLVNKSLLSSLAAKPIKKSQPLLEESTQSFEKIFDEGSQGIAFLRKDGMFLKVNSKFSQLLGYTEAELTKLTNAQITHPEDLETELTLSRLVFAGELPSYTMQKRYRKKNQELVWALVKFCIIRDAEEKPLYALGMIEDITQRKILETELCQLKQEFERRLKERLEHLEKANKEQESFCYTVAENLQAPLRSINGLGAALLEDYLLSLDLTGQHYLQRIRNATEKMGKLIEDLLWLSRIKCHSVERVPVNLSYLATEIAVHLKETFPTRDCNFDIAENLVTYGDFQLLHLLLENLLNNAIKFSAGLAVANIEFGEKLLDGERVYFVCDNGAGFDMAYAEKLFTFFGRLHPETEFEGTGMGLAIARHIVESHSGRIWVDAAPNKGATFYFTLSR
- a CDS encoding response regulator transcription factor, which produces MTDVKIRLLLVDDQRIIRQGLRSLLEAKPDLEVVGEAENGQQAVAMVEALHPDVVLMDVRMPVMDGVAATRIICQNFSDSKVLVLTTFDDDEYVSKAMRLGARGYLLKDTHSDDLAAAIRAVHKGYTQMGPGLLEKAITPAVSVQTMPTHLPPELAGLTAREREVLCLIATGANNREIAQALYLSERTVKNHITSILSQLNLRDRTQAAVFANAFLPLLRQEN
- a CDS encoding response regulator, translating into MEKKIILLVEDNLDEEELIKRALKKGNIPHEIIVMNDPVEALDYLFGTGIYSGRDLRIMPKVIWLDLNLPKMDGLEVLRRLRENQRTKLVPVVMLTASNQQEEIVKNYGVGANSYVRKPVEFSEFALLVQQLAVYWLQVNQTPPVLIL
- a CDS encoding ABC transporter permease codes for the protein MNSDIWLKTNKVSTPSVLKTLWADSLTVFWGDWLELRVRIAQVAASGLVSPLIYILAFGLGLGSSVKPGAGISSDYGSYLEFMLPGMVALSSMAISFGGTTFSICGDRLFSKTFEEMLLVPVHPLALYFGKMIAGIVRGLMTSGSVILVAIVFTGKVWAFLNPLFLLMLILNCAVFAGLGVILGLSVKSLESVGLANNFLIVPMSFLGATFFDPATLPAAFKPVVYLMPLTYTSIGLRAAAYLPMSKFPWYSVPVLLVVAIGLAAVGAYKFSHQQD
- a CDS encoding sensor histidine kinase, which translates into the protein MYSHSSMVPHPSILKSHSFRLILYLEWILLGIMLLLQIRPARFGINPASLGFSMLCLIGFGLMGLKLPVQKFSDKLGYTLLEFGLLFLNFWLDHRTGFFPMLGLIIVIRACLMFQQAGRLIVTSLVFIAFLLMQFFGLTASPRPHHRPIPIPESIANTILTLKLNTVVTFGLTLLFMLLLVNALLAERESREKLLKANDQLRQYALRIEDQATLQERNRIAREIHDALGHALTAQSIQLENALLFLPPNAEKSEAFLREAKQLGSTALKEVRRSISTLRSNPLQGQSLDVAITKAVSEFRNNTNIEPECTIKLSQPIPTEISTALYRIVQESLTNIYKHSDATFVRIDLHNTAEAIFLQIEDNGKGFDPNVNSTGFGLQGMRERTTALTGKFFLTSESGKGCCIRVSIPLPRLGL